A window of Emcibacter sp. SYSU 3D8 genomic DNA:
GATCAGGATTCCGAGGGCATGGCCACAAGTGCCACCGGCACGGTATATGTGTCGTTTGAGCGCCACCACAGGATCGTGCGCTATACCGCGCCGGATCCCGCCGACATCACCTCGCTCAGGCGCGCGCCGCCGGAAACCCTGCCCTCGCCGCCCGATCTGGCGCACGCGCCGAACAATGCCGGCCTCGAAGCCTTGGCCCTGATGGCGGATGGCACATTGTTCGCCCTGACCGAAAGCTATCAGGCGGAACCGGGCTATAACCGCGGCTGGCTGGTGCGGGATCAGAACTGGGCGCCGTTCGAGTACAAACGCACCGAGCCCTATGACGTGACCGACGCCAAGCAACTGCCCGACGGCGACATGCTGGTGCTGGAACGCCGGTTCAGCATGCTGGGGGGATTGGGCGCGCGGCTGTGCGTCATATCCGGCGCCACCATCAAGCCCGGCGCCAGACTGGAGTGCCGGACGGTGGCCGAGTTGCAACCGCCCCAGCCCATCGACAACATGGAGGGCCTGGCGGTGCGTCAGAACGAGAAGGGCGAGACCATCGTCTATCTGATTTCGGACGACAACTTCTCACGCCTGCAGCGCACCGTGCTGCTGGTATTCCGGCTGGAGCCCGAGGCGGCAACCGGCCATTAGGGGCGCCTGAACGAAATCGGGGCCCGCGTTCGCACGCGGACCCCGATAAATCTTGGCCGAGAAACGAAAGACCTAGGCGGTTTCTTCCAGCTTCTTGCGCAGGCGGCGCTTCAGCAGCTGCGCGCCAGCCGACAATTCGTCAACTTTCGCCTTCAGCAGAAACGAATCCAGGCCGCCGCGATGCTCGACGGTGCGCAGGGCGTTAGCCGAGATGCGCAGGCGAACGGTTTCGTTCAGTGCGTCGCTGATCAGCGAAACATTGCGCAGGTTCGGCAGGAACCGGCGACGGCTCCTGTTGTTGGCGTGGCTGACGTTGTTACCCGTCTGAACGCCCTTACCGGTCAATTCGCAAACTCGCGACATCGGTCAATCCTCTAGAAACGATTGCGGCACACATCCGCGCGCCGGGTCAGGGCGTGGTGTATAGGACAGGCATGGGATGGCGTCAAGGCGGGAAAACCCCGAAATCCTCAATCGGATTCGTGCCGGAAACGCTTGAGCAGCTTGTCGGCGGCGGCGCCCGGCGTGATCTTGCCCGCCGCCACATCGGCCTCGTATTTGTGCACCTTGGCGGCGATGGCCGGCTCGGCCTTGAAGGCCTCGATCAGGCCCTCGCGAATCTCGTTCCACATCCAGGCCCGGGCCTGGTCGGCGCGGCTGGCTTCCAGCTCGCCGGTCTCCAGCATGACGGTCTCGAAATTGGTGACCGCGTCCCACACCTCGCCGATGCCCTTGTTGGTCAGCGCCGAGGTGAGCAGCACATGCGGCTTCCAGTTGGCGCTGCGCGGGCGCATCAGGTGGAGCGCCGAGATCAGCTGGGACTGCGCCAGTTTGGCGGGCTGCTCCAGCGCGCCATCGGCCTTGTTGACCACGATCAGGTCGGCCAGTTCCATGATGCCGCGCTTGATGCCCTGCAGGTCGTCGCCGCCGCCGGGCGACTGCAGCAGCACGAACATGTCGACCATGTCGGCGACCGCTGTCTCGGACTGGCCCACGCCGACGGTTTCAATCAGCACCACGTCGAAACCGGCTGCTTCCACCAGCAGCATGGCCTCGCGGGTCCGGCGGGCGACGCCGCCCAGGGTGACGCCGGCGGGCGACGGCCGGATGAACGCGTCGGGATCTCGCGACAACTCTTCCATGCGGGTCTTGTCACCCAGGATGGAGCCGCCTGAGCGGGCCGAGGACGGGTCAACCGCCAGCACGGCCACCTTGTGTCCCAGTCCGGTCACATGCTTGCCCAGCGCCTCGATGAAAGTCGATTTGCCGACACCGGGCGCACCCGACAGGCCAAGGCGGATGGCCTTGCCGGTATCCGGCATGACGGCGTCGAGCAGTTTCTGCGCTTCGTGACGATGGTCGGCGCGAGTCGATTCAACCAGCGTGATGGCCCGGGCCAGTGCCCGGCGCTCGCCGGCGCGGAGTTTGTCCAGAAGGTCATGGGCTTTCATGACCAGTGTGGATGCCATGATCGGGCGGGGATGAAAAGGGTATAATCGCGCTCAGCCGACCCGCGCAAAGGCTGCCGATCCGGCCGGCGTCGCCTCCGCCGTATCGTCGCCGGCGGCAGGCTGCAGCGCCTCCATCGCAGCGGCGACGTCGTCGCCACCCATGATCGCTTCCAGCGCCCGGACGCACAGGCGAACGCGGTCGCCGGCGAGGTCGTAATAGACCTGCTTGGCTTCGCGGCGGCTCCTGACCAGTTCGGCCTGGCGGAGTCCGGCCAGTTGCTGGCTAAGCGCGGGCTGCCCGATGCCGGTCAGCGAATCGATGTCACCGACCGTGCGCTCGCCGCGCAACAGGCATGACAGGATCATCAGCCGCTGCGTCTGCGCGTAGACCTTCAGCGTGTTTGCCGCCGCCTCTGCCCGGTCGCGGTCCTGGTACAGCGCCGTCATGCTTCCTCCGCCAACCGGCAGAACCAGTCCTTCGAACCATCCCCGGCGGCCAGGCTGGTCGCAGGCGGCAGCAACACCGGCTGTCCGGGTTGCCATCCTTCCGGGGTCAGGACCCGATCGCCCTCGGCCCGCTGCAGCGCCGCGACCATGCGCAGCATCTCGGCGACCGAACGCCCGACATTATGAGGGTACCAGGTCAACGCCCGGATGATGCCGCCCGGATCGATGAAGTAGCTGGCGCGGATGGAGGCGGAATCTCGGGCATTTTCGTCGACCATGCCATAGGCCCGCGCGACCGCCATGCTCGGATCCTCCACCACGGGGAACGGCACCGTTACGCCGAACAGGTCGCGGATCGCACGGGTCCAGGCAAGGTGGGAATACAGGCTGTCCACCGAAAGCCCGAGAAGATCGCAATCCAGCGCCAGAAACTGTTCCCTGGCGTTGGCGAGCGCGACGAACTCGGTGGTGCACACCGGCGTGAAGTCGGCGGGGTGCGAAAAGAATACCAGCCAGCGCCCCTGGTAATCCGAGAGAGTGACGTCGCCCATGGTTGTGCGGGCGCTAAAACCGGGTGCGGCCATCCCGATTCGCAGCGGGCCGGCCTGCTCGCTCATGGTGTGTTTGTGCTCGTCCATCGGTGCTCCGTTCATCTCGGCCTGTCTGCGACAGCCACCACCTTGACATAACTCTATTTCATAGTTACATATATACTGTAATTATTGGAATCATCAAGGCAGATCAACCATGATCGACAATGCTCTCCGTCGCGCCGCTGCCCAGATCAAGGAAGCCCAGGCGCGAACTCCCGTCATCAAGGCGTTCTTCGACGACGCCACATTCACGGTTTCCTATGTCGTGCACGACGCAGCGACCAAGCGCGCGGCGATCATCGACAGCGTGCTCGATTATGATCCCGCTTCCGGCCACACCGCGCACACCTCCGCCGATGCCATCATCGCCTATGTGACCGGGCATGGCCTGGAAGTCGAATGGCTGCTCGAGACGCATGCCCATGCCGACCATCTGTCGGCCGCGCCCTATCTGCAGCAGGTGCTGGGCGGCAAGCTGGCCATCGGGGCGCAGATAACCGTCGTCCAGGAAACGTTCGGCAAGCTGTTCAACGCGGGGACCGAATTCGCCCGGGACGGCTCGGATTTCGACAAGCTGTTCACCGACGGCGAGCAATTCAGGATTGGCGGGCTCGACGCCATCGCGCTGCATGTGCCGGGTCACACGCCGGCTGACATGGCCTATGTGATCGGTGACGCGGCCTTCGTCGGCGACACCCTGTTCATGCCCGATTATGGCACCGCCCGCGCCGACTTTCCCGGCGGCGACGCGCGGCAGCTCTACCGTTCGATCCGGCTGTTGCTGTCCCTGCCCGATCACACGCGCCTGTTCATGTGCCACGATTACAAGGCGCCCGGCCGCGACCATTACGAGTGGCAGACGACGGTGGCCGAACAGCGTGCGGGCAATGTCCACGTCCATGAGGGCATCAGCGAGGATAGCTTTGCCGAGATGCGGGCCACCCGCGATGCGGCGCTGGGCATGCCGCGCCTGATCCTGCCATCCGTGCAGGTCAACATGCGTGGCGGGCATCTGCCGCCGGTGGAGGAAAATGGCGTGAGGTATCTCAAGATCCCGCTGGACGCGGTGTGAGACATAGCGGCGAAGGCAGGACGGCAATACCGGCAGGAGAAACCCGATGAAGTACAAAGAAGTCGAACCAGGCTTTAATGTCTCGCCCCAGTTGCCGCCCGACCGCCTGGCGGAGCTTGCCAGTCGCGGATTCCGATCGG
This region includes:
- the rpmB gene encoding 50S ribosomal protein L28, with product MSRVCELTGKGVQTGNNVSHANNRSRRRFLPNLRNVSLISDALNETVRLRISANALRTVEHRGGLDSFLLKAKVDELSAGAQLLKRRLRKKLEETA
- a CDS encoding peroxiredoxin, which encodes MSEQAGPLRIGMAAPGFSARTTMGDVTLSDYQGRWLVFFSHPADFTPVCTTEFVALANAREQFLALDCDLLGLSVDSLYSHLAWTRAIRDLFGVTVPFPVVEDPSMAVARAYGMVDENARDSASIRASYFIDPGGIIRALTWYPHNVGRSVAEMLRMVAALQRAEGDRVLTPEGWQPGQPVLLPPATSLAAGDGSKDWFCRLAEEA
- the meaB gene encoding methylmalonyl Co-A mutase-associated GTPase MeaB; this encodes MKAHDLLDKLRAGERRALARAITLVESTRADHRHEAQKLLDAVMPDTGKAIRLGLSGAPGVGKSTFIEALGKHVTGLGHKVAVLAVDPSSARSGGSILGDKTRMEELSRDPDAFIRPSPAGVTLGGVARRTREAMLLVEAAGFDVVLIETVGVGQSETAVADMVDMFVLLQSPGGGDDLQGIKRGIMELADLIVVNKADGALEQPAKLAQSQLISALHLMRPRSANWKPHVLLTSALTNKGIGEVWDAVTNFETVMLETGELEASRADQARAWMWNEIREGLIEAFKAEPAIAAKVHKYEADVAAGKITPGAAADKLLKRFRHESD
- a CDS encoding MBL fold metallo-hydrolase, with protein sequence MIDNALRRAAAQIKEAQARTPVIKAFFDDATFTVSYVVHDAATKRAAIIDSVLDYDPASGHTAHTSADAIIAYVTGHGLEVEWLLETHAHADHLSAAPYLQQVLGGKLAIGAQITVVQETFGKLFNAGTEFARDGSDFDKLFTDGEQFRIGGLDAIALHVPGHTPADMAYVIGDAAFVGDTLFMPDYGTARADFPGGDARQLYRSIRLLLSLPDHTRLFMCHDYKAPGRDHYEWQTTVAEQRAGNVHVHEGISEDSFAEMRATRDAALGMPRLILPSVQVNMRGGHLPPVEENGVRYLKIPLDAV
- a CDS encoding metalloregulator ArsR/SmtB family transcription factor, with product MTALYQDRDRAEAAANTLKVYAQTQRLMILSCLLRGERTVGDIDSLTGIGQPALSQQLAGLRQAELVRSRREAKQVYYDLAGDRVRLCVRALEAIMGGDDVAAAMEALQPAAGDDTAEATPAGSAAFARVG
- a CDS encoding esterase-like activity of phytase family protein, yielding MRHLILGAAVAAACAAAPAAAKEARTRKPEVLVEQLILNPDNMAETRVGRLTWLNGVRLWSKHWLFGGFSSLDISPDGSRLLTASDRGTWWTASLKLKDGIPEAIGANALIDMPDAQGQTLAESDQDSEGMATSATGTVYVSFERHHRIVRYTAPDPADITSLRRAPPETLPSPPDLAHAPNNAGLEALALMADGTLFALTESYQAEPGYNRGWLVRDQNWAPFEYKRTEPYDVTDAKQLPDGDMLVLERRFSMLGGLGARLCVISGATIKPGARLECRTVAELQPPQPIDNMEGLAVRQNEKGETIVYLISDDNFSRLQRTVLLVFRLEPEAATGH